In the Candidatus Rhodoblastus alkanivorans genome, one interval contains:
- a CDS encoding glutamate synthase-related protein, with translation MVTLDLSLLSVRDANEAMRAAGARGEDIELVNSDARHHLGVGLVAPVKVTIRGSAGYFCAGLSHGARFEIESNVGWGVGDSLYDGSVVVGGNASAIAGVALRGGEIVVKGNIGSRAGQVMKAGTLLCCGNASFLAGYMMYGGRIIILGDSGERVGEDMSGGAIYVGGKVQSLGADARLAEMTPQEDADIRDFLKKYGVAFDGTFQKIVNAGTKLRYGVNEPISRPLPYTVAEGGTYWNARVAEDIHAKALIGRYRIRGYGASKSVPHFNDIALKVDPERIRAASDALAKVNLKTTIGSRHGARPLELSMPVLIAPMSYGALSKSTKIALARASRLAGIVENTGEGGMLPEQRAEAGQLIYQCLSGRLGWNIHDMLKADALEIYISQGAKPGLGGQLMAKKVTRELAAVRGIPEGIDLRSPSRHPDIMGADDLVIKVEEFREATGYAKPISIKMGAGRVRDDIKIAYKDGFDFVQLDGMQGSTGAASTEVLENVGIPTLAAIQEALDGLREIDAGDDMPIVLMGGIKDGVDAVKALALGASAVAMGTAALIAGGCISCMQCHVGNCVVGIATQDPDHEMRYKIDVQAKAIARYLEAVRWQIATLTKALGHSDFRQLSRADLVALTPEAAAITGLPYEPGFRPDAQELLTEVA, from the coding sequence ATGGTCACGCTAGATCTCAGCTTGCTCTCGGTGCGCGACGCCAATGAGGCGATGCGCGCCGCCGGCGCGCGCGGCGAGGATATCGAACTCGTCAATTCCGACGCGCGCCATCATCTCGGCGTCGGCCTGGTCGCGCCGGTCAAGGTGACGATCCGCGGCTCGGCGGGCTATTTCTGCGCCGGCCTGTCGCATGGCGCGCGTTTCGAAATCGAATCGAACGTCGGCTGGGGCGTCGGCGACAGCCTTTATGACGGCTCGGTCGTGGTCGGCGGCAACGCCAGCGCCATCGCCGGAGTCGCCTTGCGCGGCGGCGAGATCGTTGTGAAAGGCAACATCGGCTCGCGCGCCGGTCAGGTAATGAAGGCGGGCACGCTTCTGTGCTGCGGCAACGCGTCGTTCCTCGCCGGCTACATGATGTATGGCGGACGAATCATCATTCTTGGCGATTCCGGCGAGCGCGTCGGCGAAGACATGAGCGGCGGCGCCATTTATGTCGGCGGCAAGGTTCAGAGCCTCGGCGCCGACGCGCGGCTCGCCGAAATGACGCCGCAGGAAGACGCCGATATTCGAGACTTCCTGAAAAAATACGGCGTCGCCTTCGATGGGACGTTCCAAAAGATCGTCAACGCCGGGACCAAGTTGCGCTATGGCGTGAACGAGCCGATCTCACGACCCTTGCCGTATACGGTCGCCGAAGGCGGAACCTACTGGAACGCGCGGGTCGCCGAGGATATCCACGCCAAGGCGCTGATCGGCCGCTACCGCATTCGCGGCTATGGCGCCTCGAAGAGCGTACCGCATTTCAACGACATCGCTTTGAAAGTCGACCCCGAGCGCATCCGCGCCGCCTCCGACGCCTTGGCCAAGGTCAATCTCAAGACCACGATCGGCAGTCGACATGGCGCCAGACCGCTGGAATTGTCGATGCCGGTGCTGATCGCGCCGATGAGCTATGGCGCCCTGTCGAAATCGACCAAGATCGCTCTCGCGCGCGCGTCGAGATTGGCCGGGATCGTCGAGAACACCGGCGAAGGCGGCATGCTGCCGGAACAGCGCGCCGAGGCCGGCCAGTTGATCTATCAGTGCCTCTCGGGGCGCCTTGGCTGGAACATCCACGACATGCTCAAGGCCGATGCGTTGGAAATCTATATTTCCCAGGGCGCCAAGCCCGGCCTCGGCGGCCAGCTGATGGCGAAGAAAGTCACCAGGGAGCTGGCCGCCGTGCGCGGCATTCCCGAAGGGATCGACTTGCGTTCGCCCTCGCGTCATCCCGACATCATGGGCGCCGACGATCTCGTCATCAAGGTCGAGGAGTTCCGCGAGGCGACCGGGTACGCCAAGCCGATCTCGATCAAGATGGGCGCCGGCCGCGTCCGCGACGACATCAAGATCGCATACAAGGACGGCTTCGATTTCGTCCAGCTCGACGGCATGCAGGGCTCGACCGGCGCGGCCTCGACCGAGGTGCTCGAAAACGTCGGCATTCCGACGCTCGCCGCCATTCAGGAAGCGCTCGACGGCCTGCGCGAGATCGACGCCGGCGACGACATGCCGATCGTTCTGATGGGTGGGATCAAGGATGGCGTCGACGCGGTCAAGGCTCTGGCGCTCGGCGCGAGCGCGGTCGCCATGGGCACGGCGGCGCTGATCGCCGGCGGCTGCATTTCCTGCATGCAGTGCCATGTCGGCAATTGCGTGGTCGGCATCGCCACCCAGGATCCCGACCATGAGATGCGATACAAGATCGACGTCCAGGCCAAGGCGATCGCGCGCTATCTCGAAGCGGTGCGCTGGCAGATCGCGACCCTGACCAAGGCGCTGGGCCACAGCGATTTCCGCCAGCTTTCGCGCGCCGATCTCGTCGCCCTGACGCCCGAGGCCGCGGCCATCACCGGGCTGCCTTACGAGCCCGGCTTTCGTCCCGACGCGCAAGAACTTTTGACTGAGGTCGCCTGA
- a CDS encoding class II glutamine amidotransferase, which produces MCGIAGIFFKKTETNETLGRVLVDMLDGCQHRGFDSTGFALYENDFKGLRLRFIMDEDGDATIGRVISALARQGAKLLSEKREGASFVVEVDYDGEIRPFAYAMEHAAKLVSIGSSLDIIKDVGTAHDLDQIYGIRSIAGSHGVGHVRLATESEVKPEAAHPFWATGFSDVAIVHNGQITNYWKMRRRLEARGFEFRTDNDSELIAVYLADKLALGETLEQALEQSVDDLDGVFSFLVSTRDGIGFAKDRLAAKPMVMFENEELVAIASEEVSLNRLFPGRPLSTTEPAPGTFRTWSR; this is translated from the coding sequence ATGTGCGGCATTGCCGGCATTTTCTTCAAGAAGACCGAGACCAACGAGACTCTCGGCCGCGTGCTCGTCGACATGCTCGACGGCTGCCAGCACCGCGGCTTCGATTCCACCGGCTTCGCGCTGTATGAAAACGATTTCAAGGGATTGCGGCTGCGCTTCATCATGGACGAGGACGGCGACGCGACCATTGGGCGCGTAATATCGGCGCTGGCCCGGCAGGGTGCGAAGCTCCTGAGCGAGAAGCGGGAAGGCGCGAGCTTTGTCGTCGAAGTCGATTACGACGGCGAGATCCGCCCTTTCGCCTACGCCATGGAACATGCAGCCAAGCTGGTGTCGATCGGCTCGTCGCTCGACATCATCAAGGATGTCGGAACCGCCCATGATCTCGACCAAATCTATGGCATCCGCTCGATCGCCGGATCGCATGGCGTCGGCCATGTCCGCCTCGCCACCGAATCGGAGGTCAAGCCGGAGGCCGCCCATCCGTTCTGGGCGACCGGCTTTTCCGACGTCGCCATCGTCCACAACGGCCAGATCACTAATTACTGGAAGATGCGCCGCCGGCTCGAAGCGCGCGGCTTTGAGTTTCGCACCGACAACGACAGCGAACTGATCGCGGTCTATCTCGCCGACAAGCTCGCGCTCGGCGAAACGCTCGAACAGGCGCTCGAGCAATCGGTCGACGACCTCGATGGCGTTTTTTCTTTTCTGGTCTCGACCAGGGACGGCATCGGCTTTGCCAAGGACCGCCTCGCCGCCAAGCCGATGGTGATGTTCGAGAACGAGGAGCTCGTCGCCATCGCCTCCGAGGAAGTCTCGCTCAACCGGCTCTTTCCGGGCCGCCCCCTCTCCACCACCGAGCCTGCGCCGGGGACGTTCCGCACATGGTCACGCTAG
- a CDS encoding FAD-dependent oxidoreductase, which produces MANCKPFSVDLTQDQSGLPHYEPPPCQVACPIGTDVASYVGMIWEGKTAEALEAIAATNPLSGVCGRVCDAPCEPACRRAGADGPVAIRALKRYVLDALGPTYRLPAVAPDKAKRVAIIGAGPAGLTAAQDIAFAGYPVDLYEAQSKPGGMALWGIPDFRLPQSVVQDDIDRILQRCPGISLHLDSPLGEKVKLEDLRRSHDAVLLAIGASAGKKLGIPGDDGAHVIDGVTFLNRVNGGDRPVLPKTIVVIGGGDVAMDACRSALRLGGVEKVIVAYRRGPAEIPARRYELEAARAEGVEFLYNVAPVAVLDGDDQAVLRCKKTALGAPGVDGRRVFSLVEGSDFDLACGLVIAAVGQKAASLELARHGLMDGDRILTRASDMGTKLERVFAAGDAAFGSSTLVQAMFQGHKAAYYVLAALEGVAHPAPYRTPYRTRNVPVAQDQMWEKLPHQEPPFLGVGKPDPFSDAEAGYDARTARDQAARCYRCDTETGSADYSVKTREAIFALARVDARPADFVAATRARLARRPDPLVPGPATLDEMVFLPANLTRLVIDPYREACKTATALGAGLRLAQPMLIAGFEDAPDGVRKAVAKAIDEAGSAYVGRAALPGAAPWLQIVDRPESADPVAAAVLLRVSETEAPALPANRPGQLRGLIATWASVERVVAFALAQRVDLVVLDGSGHFGGAWADLAGAPDLSLLPRAVGLMREAGAEEAFPLIWFGGLRSGTDLAKMLALGAGAGIVDVAAGLAAGGAIAPSGLDFPAEAMERAGAGLASYLKAAASECSMMARCCGKTNVHNLEPEDLRTTSLRAQQAVGIAMAGRKKIA; this is translated from the coding sequence ATGGCCAACTGCAAGCCTTTTTCCGTCGATCTTACCCAGGACCAGAGCGGACTGCCGCATTACGAGCCCCCGCCCTGCCAGGTGGCCTGTCCGATCGGCACCGATGTCGCCTCCTATGTCGGCATGATCTGGGAGGGCAAGACCGCGGAGGCGCTGGAGGCGATCGCCGCGACTAATCCCCTGTCGGGGGTCTGCGGACGCGTCTGCGACGCGCCCTGCGAACCGGCCTGCCGCCGCGCCGGCGCCGACGGGCCGGTGGCGATCCGCGCCCTCAAGCGCTACGTGCTCGACGCGCTCGGCCCGACCTATCGCCTGCCGGCGGTTGCGCCCGACAAGGCGAAGAGGGTCGCCATCATTGGCGCCGGTCCGGCCGGCCTGACCGCCGCGCAGGACATTGCGTTTGCCGGCTATCCTGTCGATCTCTATGAGGCGCAGTCGAAGCCGGGTGGCATGGCCCTGTGGGGCATTCCCGACTTCCGGCTGCCGCAAAGCGTCGTGCAGGATGACATCGACCGCATCCTGCAACGCTGTCCCGGCATCAGCCTGCATCTCGACAGCCCGCTCGGCGAGAAGGTGAAGCTCGAAGACCTGCGCCGAAGCCATGATGCGGTTTTGCTTGCGATCGGCGCGTCGGCTGGCAAGAAGCTCGGAATTCCCGGCGACGACGGCGCGCACGTCATCGACGGCGTGACCTTCCTCAACCGCGTCAATGGCGGCGACAGGCCGGTTTTGCCGAAGACGATCGTGGTGATCGGCGGCGGCGACGTCGCCATGGACGCCTGCCGCTCGGCCCTGCGTCTGGGGGGCGTAGAGAAAGTGATCGTCGCCTATCGCCGCGGCCCGGCGGAAATTCCCGCCCGGCGCTATGAACTCGAAGCCGCCAGGGCTGAGGGCGTGGAATTTCTATACAATGTCGCCCCGGTCGCTGTTTTGGACGGCGACGATCAAGCTGTTCTGCGCTGCAAAAAAACGGCTTTGGGCGCGCCCGGCGTCGATGGCCGCCGCGTTTTTTCGCTAGTTGAGGGCTCCGATTTCGATCTCGCCTGCGGCCTTGTCATCGCCGCCGTCGGCCAGAAGGCGGCAAGCCTCGAACTGGCGCGCCACGGCCTGATGGATGGCGACAGGATCCTGACCCGCGCCTCCGACATGGGTACGAAGCTCGAAAGGGTCTTCGCCGCCGGCGACGCCGCCTTCGGCTCCTCGACACTGGTTCAAGCGATGTTTCAGGGCCACAAGGCCGCCTATTACGTTCTGGCGGCGCTCGAAGGCGTCGCCCATCCGGCGCCTTATCGCACGCCTTACCGCACCCGGAACGTTCCGGTGGCGCAGGACCAGATGTGGGAAAAGCTGCCGCATCAGGAGCCGCCCTTCCTCGGCGTCGGCAAGCCGGATCCATTCAGCGACGCCGAGGCCGGCTATGACGCTCGCACGGCGCGCGATCAGGCGGCGCGCTGTTACCGTTGCGATACTGAAACCGGGTCAGCGGATTATTCGGTCAAGACCCGCGAGGCCATTTTCGCTCTGGCGCGGGTTGACGCCCGGCCGGCCGATTTCGTCGCCGCGACCCGCGCGCGCCTCGCCAGGCGGCCCGATCCTCTTGTTCCCGGTCCGGCGACCTTGGACGAAATGGTCTTTCTTCCAGCCAATCTGACGCGCCTGGTGATCGATCCCTATCGCGAAGCCTGCAAGACGGCGACCGCTCTCGGCGCGGGGTTGAGGCTTGCGCAGCCGATGCTGATCGCCGGTTTTGAGGACGCGCCGGACGGCGTCAGAAAGGCGGTCGCCAAGGCGATCGACGAGGCGGGGAGCGCCTATGTCGGACGCGCGGCGCTCCCGGGCGCCGCTCCTTGGCTGCAAATCGTGGATCGGCCCGAAAGCGCCGATCCCGTCGCCGCCGCGGTTCTGTTGCGGGTCAGCGAGACTGAGGCGCCAGCCCTGCCAGCGAACAGACCGGGCCAGTTGCGCGGCCTGATCGCGACCTGGGCGAGCGTCGAAAGGGTCGTCGCCTTCGCGCTGGCGCAACGGGTCGATCTCGTCGTCCTCGACGGTTCAGGCCATTTCGGCGGCGCCTGGGCCGATCTCGCCGGCGCGCCCGATCTGTCCCTGCTGCCGCGCGCGGTCGGGTTGATGCGCGAAGCCGGCGCTGAGGAGGCCTTTCCCCTGATCTGGTTCGGCGGGCTGCGTTCGGGCACGGATCTCGCCAAAATGCTGGCGCTCGGCGCCGGCGCCGGGATCGTCGATGTCGCGGCGGGCCTCGCCGCCGGCGGCGCGATCGCGCCGTCAGGACTGGACTTCCCGGCCGAGGCGATGGAGCGGGCGGGCGCGGGTCTGGCCAGCTATCTCAAGGCGGCGGCGTCGGAATGTTCGATGATGGCGCGCTGCTGTGGCAAGACCAATGTCCATAATCTGGAGCCGGAAGATCTGCGCACGACCTCGCTGCGCGCGCAGCAGGCTGTCGGCATCGCCATGGCGGGACGCAAGAAGATCGCCTGA